The following are from one region of the Gossypium hirsutum isolate 1008001.06 chromosome D03, Gossypium_hirsutum_v2.1, whole genome shotgun sequence genome:
- the LOC107950910 gene encoding EPIDERMAL PATTERNING FACTOR-like protein 2 — protein MSHSFIFSLLFLLILSSTQLRYKAEGRSIPKSDEEKARLRAQIGSRPPRCERRCNSCDHCEAIQVPTNPQISHVAYARGDGSSYYKPMSWKCKCGNFIFNP, from the exons atgagccatagtttcatattttcccttctttttctcttGATTTTAAGCTCAACCCAACTGAGATACAAAGCTGAAG GTAGATCAATACCAAAATCCGATGAAGAAAAGGCGAGGTTAAGAGCACAGATAGGATCAAGGCCACCAAGGTGTGAGAGAAGGTGCAATTCATGCGACCATTGTGAAGCCATTCAAGTGCCTACCAATCCTCAAATCTCCCATGTTGCTTATGCAAGAGGTGATGGAAGCTCTTACTACAAACCCATGAGTTGGAAATGCAAATGTGGCAACTTCATCTTCAACCCTTAg
- the LOC107950516 gene encoding pentatricopeptide repeat-containing protein At5g47360 isoform X1: MRLWLPGYELMPPYWATFEQLGTPGLILAKTYPTSFGNNLVRFYLIVLFNLNSCKDTKFPHKAMPIASLSRLISLSIHTKQSKIFNLQFRSVSSADKFFTLLEKNQSNIEKTLALVNAKLDPNCVCEVLKRCSFDISLSQIGLRFFIWAGLQSNCRYSSYMYNKAAGFLKIKQNPFLVLDVIKAYRMEKCSVNLKMFKVVLNLCKEANIADEALLLLRKMPEFNLRPDTTAYNVVIRLLCEKGDMDMAHKLMKEIGLIDLYPDMMTYFAMIKGFCNAGRLEEACELFQAMKGQGFSPNAVTYSVLLEGICKYRSTEKALELLGEMEKAGGNCSPNVITYTSMIKSFCEKGQTIEALRILDRMEACQCVPNRITVITLITGLCTKGHVEEAYKLIDRVAGRGVSNSDCYSSLVLALIRINRLNEAEKLFRKMLVSGAKPSGIACSTMIREICHEGRVLDGFCLYNEIERMQYISSIDTDIYSILLVGLCRQSHSVEAVKLARLMLRRRIRLEAPYVDEIIKHLKNSTDKELVTQLSRIAS, from the coding sequence ATGAGGTTATGGTTGCCTGGCTATGAGTTGATGCCACCGTACTGGGCCACATTCGAACAACTCGGTACACCTGGCCTCATTCTTGCCAAAACTTATCCAACTTCATTCGGAAACAATCTCGTAAGATTTTACCTCATTGTTTTGTTCAACCTCAACTCTTGCAAAGACACTAAATTCCCCCACAAAGCAATGCCAATTGCTTCACTCTCTAGATTGATTTCACTTTCAATTCACACTAAACAAAGCAAAAttttcaatcttcaattcagatcGGTCTCCTCTGCCGACAAATTTTTCACTCTTTTAGAGAAAAACCAAAGCAATATAGAGAAAACCTTAGCTTTAGTCAATGCCAAATTGGACCCAAACTGTGTTTGTGAGGTGTTAAAAAGATGTTCTTTTGATATATCTCTATCTCAAATAGGTTTAAGGTTTTTCATATGGGCAGGTCTTCAATCAAATTGTAGGTATAGTTCTTATATGTACAACAAAGCTGCtggatttttgaaaattaagcaAAACCCATTTCTTGTTTTGGATGTTATCAAAGCTTACAGGATGGAAAAGTGTTCAGTTAACCTTAAAATGTTTAAGGTTGTTTTGAATTTGTGTAAAGAAGCTAATATTGCCGATGAAGCTTTGTTGCTATTGAGGAAAATGCCTGAATTTAATTTACGTCCGGATACTACTGCTTATAATGTGGTTATCAGGCTGCTTTGTGAGAAAGGGGATATGGATATGGCTCATAAATTGATGAAAGAGATTGGCTTGATTGATCTTTATCCCGATATGATGACTTATTTTGCAATGATCAAGGGGTTCTGTAATGCTGGTAGATTGGAGGAGGCTTGTGAGTTGTTTCAGGCTATGAAGGGGCAAGGGTTTTCTCCAAATGCTGTGACTTATTCCGTGCTTCTCGAGGGTATTTGTAAGTACAGGAGTACGGAAAAGGCATTGGAATTATTAGGGGAGATGGAGAAAGCAGGTGGGAATTGTAGTCCAAATGTAATCACATATACATCTATGATTAAAAGCTTTTGTGAGAAGGGTCAAACAATAGAGGCATTGAGGATTTTGGATAGAATGGAAGCTTGCCAGTGTGTTCCTAACCGTATAACTGTTATTACTTTGATCACGGGTCTTTGCACCAAGGGACATGTCGAAGAAGCATATAAGTTGATCGATAGAGTTGCCGGACGTGGTGTTTCCAATAGTGATTGCTACAGTTCTCTTGTATTGGCTTTGATTAGGATTAATAGACTCAATGAGGCAGAGAAGCTCTTTAGGAAAATGTTAGTAAGTGGGGCTAAACCTAGTGGCATTGCTTGTAGTACCATGATTAGGGAGATCTGTCATGAGGGACGAGTGCTAGATGGTTTTTGCTTATACAATGAAATCGAGCGGATGCAATACATTTCATCCATCGACACTGACATCTATTCTATTCTTTTGGTTGGCTTGTGTCGGCAAAGCCATTCAGTTGAAGCTGTGAAGCTTGCTAGGTTAATGCTTAGAAGAAGGATTCGCTTAGAAGCTCCGTATGTCGACGAAatcatcaaacatttaaaaaaCTCTACAGATAAGGAGCTAGTTACTCAACTCAGTAGAATTGCAAGTTGA
- the LOC107950516 gene encoding pentatricopeptide repeat-containing protein At5g47360 isoform X2: MYNKAAGFLKIKQNPFLVLDVIKAYRMEKCSVNLKMFKVVLNLCKEANIADEALLLLRKMPEFNLRPDTTAYNVVIRLLCEKGDMDMAHKLMKEIGLIDLYPDMMTYFAMIKGFCNAGRLEEACELFQAMKGQGFSPNAVTYSVLLEGICKYRSTEKALELLGEMEKAGGNCSPNVITYTSMIKSFCEKGQTIEALRILDRMEACQCVPNRITVITLITGLCTKGHVEEAYKLIDRVAGRGVSNSDCYSSLVLALIRINRLNEAEKLFRKMLVSGAKPSGIACSTMIREICHEGRVLDGFCLYNEIERMQYISSIDTDIYSILLVGLCRQSHSVEAVKLARLMLRRRIRLEAPYVDEIIKHLKNSTDKELVTQLSRIAS; this comes from the coding sequence ATGTACAACAAAGCTGCtggatttttgaaaattaagcaAAACCCATTTCTTGTTTTGGATGTTATCAAAGCTTACAGGATGGAAAAGTGTTCAGTTAACCTTAAAATGTTTAAGGTTGTTTTGAATTTGTGTAAAGAAGCTAATATTGCCGATGAAGCTTTGTTGCTATTGAGGAAAATGCCTGAATTTAATTTACGTCCGGATACTACTGCTTATAATGTGGTTATCAGGCTGCTTTGTGAGAAAGGGGATATGGATATGGCTCATAAATTGATGAAAGAGATTGGCTTGATTGATCTTTATCCCGATATGATGACTTATTTTGCAATGATCAAGGGGTTCTGTAATGCTGGTAGATTGGAGGAGGCTTGTGAGTTGTTTCAGGCTATGAAGGGGCAAGGGTTTTCTCCAAATGCTGTGACTTATTCCGTGCTTCTCGAGGGTATTTGTAAGTACAGGAGTACGGAAAAGGCATTGGAATTATTAGGGGAGATGGAGAAAGCAGGTGGGAATTGTAGTCCAAATGTAATCACATATACATCTATGATTAAAAGCTTTTGTGAGAAGGGTCAAACAATAGAGGCATTGAGGATTTTGGATAGAATGGAAGCTTGCCAGTGTGTTCCTAACCGTATAACTGTTATTACTTTGATCACGGGTCTTTGCACCAAGGGACATGTCGAAGAAGCATATAAGTTGATCGATAGAGTTGCCGGACGTGGTGTTTCCAATAGTGATTGCTACAGTTCTCTTGTATTGGCTTTGATTAGGATTAATAGACTCAATGAGGCAGAGAAGCTCTTTAGGAAAATGTTAGTAAGTGGGGCTAAACCTAGTGGCATTGCTTGTAGTACCATGATTAGGGAGATCTGTCATGAGGGACGAGTGCTAGATGGTTTTTGCTTATACAATGAAATCGAGCGGATGCAATACATTTCATCCATCGACACTGACATCTATTCTATTCTTTTGGTTGGCTTGTGTCGGCAAAGCCATTCAGTTGAAGCTGTGAAGCTTGCTAGGTTAATGCTTAGAAGAAGGATTCGCTTAGAAGCTCCGTATGTCGACGAAatcatcaaacatttaaaaaaCTCTACAGATAAGGAGCTAGTTACTCAACTCAGTAGAATTGCAAGTTGA